One Deltaproteobacteria bacterium genomic window, TCCATGAGTTCATAGATGATGTCGCCGTCGGGGCGGGTGTCGCCCAGCGGCCTGGGGCCCTGGTAGCGCCACTGCATCCAGCGGCCGGAGTTGATGATGGATCCTTCCTTCTCAATGGATACCGCGCAGGGGAGCATGAAGACCTCGGTCTTGATCTTTGTGGGATCCATGTCCGGGCCTTTCCAGAAGCTGGCGGTCTCGTTGTCGAAGATGTTGACGTTGACCATCCAGTCGAGCTTGGTCATGGCCTCGCGGGTCTTAGTGGAGTTGGCCCCGCCGCAGGCCGGGTTCTGCCCCCAGGCGAAAAAGCCCTTGAACTGACCCTTGAGCATCTCATCGAAGAGAACCAGCCAGCTGTAGTCACGGGCTGATCCGGATTCGAGCTTGGGCAGATAGTTGTACGAGGTGGCCGGGTCGACATCCATCCACATGGATTTGAGCAGGCTGGCCATGTACTTGGGTTTGTTCTGCCACCAGTTGGCGGACATGGGATCAGTGGAAGACGGCGTGTTCTTGGCGTTGTAGTCGGTCAGGGAAGCCAGACTGGAGGTCGGCGTTCCCAGGTATCCCGGCAGGATGTGGTAAAGCAGAGCATGGTCAGTGGAGCCCTGGACGTTGGACTCGCCGCGCAGGGCGTTGACTCCGCCGCCGGCCACGCCGATGTTGCCCAAGAGAAGCTGGATAATGGCCATGGTCCGGATATTCTGGACGCCCACGGTGTGCTGGGTCCAGCCCATGGCGTACATGATGGTCCCGGACTTGTCCGGGGCCCCGGTGGAGGCGTAGGCCTCGTAGACCTTGATCAGATCGGCCTCGGGGGTCCCGGAGACGTTGGAGACGTCCTTCATGTTGTAGCGGTCGAAATGCTTTTTCAGAAGCTGGAAGACGCAACGGGGATTTTGCAGGGTGTTGTCCCGCTTGGGCACACCGTTGGAATCCTTTTCAAAGGCCCAAGTGGACTTGTCATAGTTCCTGGTCTTGGGATCGAAGCCGGAAAAGAGACCGTCCTTGAACCCGTACTTCTCGTTCACGATGAAGGAGGCGTTGGTGTAGTTGATCAGGTAGTCCTGAAAGAACTTTTTCTTTTCAAGGATGTACTTGATCATGCCGCCCAGAACGGCGATGTCGGCCCCGGACCGGATAGGGGCGTAGATGTCGGCCTTGGTCGAGGTTCTCGTGAACCTGGGGTCGACGTGAATGACCGTGGCCCCGTTGTCCTTGGCCTTCATGACCCATTTGAAGGAGATGGGATGGTTTTCGGCAGCGTTGCTGCCCATGATCAAAATGCAATCACTGTTCTTGAGGTCGATCCAGTGATTGGTCATCGCACCGCGCCCGAACGACTCTGCCAGAGCCGCAACAGTGGCGCTGTGTCAGATACGCGCCTGGTGCTCCACGAACACCAGGCCAAGCGATCTGAGGAAGGTCTGGTAGGCCCAGCACTCCTCGTTGTCCATGGCCGCCGAACCGACCGAGGCCATGCCCATGGTCCGGTTGACGGTCTGCCCCTTGTCATTCTTCTCCAGAAACGAGGCGTCCCGGGTGTCCTTGATCAGATGGGCGATGCGGTCCAGGGCCCAGTCCCAGGATTTGACTTCCCATTCCTTGGCATAGGGAGCCCGGTAGAGGACGTTGGTGATGCGGTCCTTGTTCTCGGCCAATTGCCAGAGAGATGCACCCTTGGCGCACAGGGACCCTTCGTTGATGGGATGGTCGGGGTCGCCCTCGACGTTGATGGCCCGGCCGGCGTTGTCCTTGGACGTGTGGACAACGAGTCCACATCCGACGGCACAGTAGCAGCAGACCGAAGTGGTCTGCTTGGCCCAGCGCAACTTCAAGAGTTGGGCCTGGGCCACGGTGGGCTTGACCAGATCGATGCCCAGGCCGCCGAAGGCTGCGACAGCCGCGGTGGCACCGGTCAGTTTGAGAAATTTTCTTCGACAGATTTCCATGCATTCCTCCTGAACGGAAAGGTTGCTCAGCGTCCCCGAATTTCCCGCCCCAGCCGGACAAGCCGGTCGTACCCGGCCAGAAAGGTGGGGGGGATTTCGGGAAACCATAGCCGGTCGTGAAGCCGGTCCTGCCTTGGGCAGGGCCGTAACTTCATGCGGGCGGCCCCGGTCAGGACCGATCCCGTCAAGGCCGCACCAAGGCCGAAAAATGGCAGTGGCGCGGGTTGGAGTGTAGATTTGATGGTCATAGAACCTCCCATTTCAAAAGACGATCACTTCGATATCTTTTGATATGATCACTCAATAGGACTGGGGGGATATACGGACAACAAAGAGACTATTGCTTTTGATCTGGCACCAAAGCGCAGAGGGCCTTGGCAAAGAGGGGGAAGAGGTCCTGTTCACGATGGTTGTGACGGAACTCGATTTCCTTGAGATAGAGGGGAAAGCGGTGCGGCGTGATGCCGTTGTAGCTCATGAGGAGTTGGCGGGCTTCAAGCCAGAAGGGGGAAGGGAAGGCGTCCAAATGTATGGGGCGAGGATTGGCCCTGATGGAAAAGTACGGCAGAGTGTCGTTGCCGAAAAAGAGGAGACCGTTGTAGTGCTGGTAGCGGTCGGTGTAGACCAGATGGCCCATGCGTTTGATGCTCAGGCTGAAGTTCAAGTTGAAATGGAAGATTGTTTCGGCGTCCAGGTTAGGGAGATAGTCGAGAAAAACGAAGGAACTGCGGTCCAGAAGGCCGAAGACGGGGATGAAATGGGGATCGCGGTCCGTCCGGTCCATTTTCAATTTCGTTCCGGTCAGGCCGATCTTGGGGGCCAGTTCGGGCGAGAGCAGGATGTCGGCGTCCAGGGACTGGGCCAGAATCGAGAAGCGCAGGATGGTCAGAGCCTTGTAGACGGTGTTGTAGACCAGATCCATTTCCCGGGCCACGGCGTTGGCGGTGGGCAATCGCACGTAAAGTCGCAACAGGCGGACCCAATTTAGGGGGCTGATACTGCAGAGGTTGAGCCAGCGTCGGGAAAAGGCGTGGAAGGTGTAGCGGCAGCGGCCGCAACGCATGCGTCCCTCTGACAGTCGGTAGACGTTTTTATGGCCGCATCGGGGGCAGAATGGTCCGCCATCGGGCCAGCAGAAGCCTTCCATCCATTGTTTGGCCTCATTCTCGTTCTCGAAAACGGCCTGGGGAACCGATTCGTCCGTTTCGGGGTGTCCGGCGATCAGTCCGGTCTGGCTGGCCTGCTTGAGAATTCGCCGGGCCTTGGCCAGATCGTTGGGGAAATTGATATTGAAGAAGGCGATGCCATCGGGGCCGTCGGGATTGTAGGGAACGTGGCAGCGGGTCTTGGGTGGAAAGATTGACCACAGGCTGCGCCGGCCCTGGGCCAGGGCCTTACGAATGAGTGGCAAGGCCTCGGGTTCGTACACGGACACCAAGGACTCGACGTATCCGGTGCCCGGCTGGAGAAATGTGGTCATCAGGGTGCCCGGGGGACGCTTGACCCATGCCTCGATCAGGCGCTGAAGGGTGTTGCTATCCATGAAGGGCAGATCGCAGGATGTTACCAGACAGGGGCGGCCCGTCCGGTCCAGAATGCTGGCCACGCCCCCGGCCGGGCCGAGACCGGGGACGGCGTCAGGAATCCAGGGAACGTCCAAGCCGTGGGACGTCGCGTCCCGGCCGACAACCCAGACTTCATCGACTAGGCCTTCCAGCCTCCGGACACTGGCCACGAGCTGGTCGTCAACACCGAGACGAATCCGGGCCTTGTCACGGCCCAGCCGTGAGCTGCGGCCTCCGGCCAGTACAGCTCCGATCAGGGCAGGCGGTTCCGAATGCGGGTCTGGCATGGTGTACGGACTCCTGCGGGCTTTCAGAAGCCCCAGGCCGAAAGGGTTGGACGCTGAAACCCGTTTTCGCGAGCCAGGATGTCCAAGGCCAGGGATTCAAGGTCGTCCAGAACCGGAACCGAGACCTTGTCGAAATTCCGGAAGTCGGCGGTCTTAATGTACCTCATGCATGACCGGCAGACTTCGACCCTGAAGCCCGGTACTTCCTTGGCCTCGAAGTATTCGAGGCGGGCCGTGTTCTCCTCCCGACAGAAGGGGCATTGGAGACGTTTGGCCCGGTAGTCGGTCAGACAGAAGGAGCAGGTCAGAAACCGGTGCCCTTCGATTTGCCTGAGCGATCCTATCAGGGGTGGTGAACCGCAAATGGGGCAATGGCCGTGCTGCCAGGTTTTCAAGGAGTCGTAGTGGAGGGCGATTTTGGCGGCGAAGGCCATGAGCCCCGGGGTGAGGGCCGACTGGACCAGGAAGTTCAGAAGCCTCGGGGCCTGGGGCGTACGCTCACCGTATGAGGCCAACCAGGAGTCGTCAGCCTGAACGAATTTGATGAAGGCTTCGTCAATGACAATTTCACCGGAATTCAGCATTTCGTTCAGGGTCGATGCGGATGTTGCCAGTTCTCCTTCCCGCTCCTTGAGCATGCCCAGCAATTCCCGAAACAGGGCCTCGGATCCTTTCGGATCGAAGCCGAAGGCTTCTCGAGGGCAGAGGGGGACACCTTGAAGGTTTCGCTCGGGAGATTCGATCGTTTTCGGATCGGGGTCACCAGGGGCGATGGTCTCCAGGGCCTTCATCTGTCTTGAAACTGTCTCAGTGACGAGGGTCAGGAGCTGAGCCGGAAGAAGATCCCCTGAGGACAGGGCCTTGATCTTTTTTTGCCACAGGCGGCGAAGGTGTTCGTAGTCGATGGTCATGTTGACTCCTTGTAAGTGGTATGTAGGGCAAATCACGGGAAGGAGCAGGTGAGCATATATTACTCATGGTATGGCACAAAATCTGACTCAATCATTCGATGGACCGAAAAAAAATGAGTTGAGCACCTATTTCCAGTTGATTATTGACTTTGCCCAGAAAAGGAAAGAGGGTGAAACATCATGAAGTTCACGGTCCTTCAGCTGGCCCGGCTGGCCGGATTTCTCTGTCTTCTGGGGCTTGTTTTGTCTGTTCTGGCCTGCAACGGCCCGAGCCCTTCGCACCGAGACGATCATTCCTCTCCGGGGGTATCTCCGACGGAGATCCTGCTCGGTTCTTCTCTGCCCCTGACGGGCCATGCCCGGTATCTTGGTATCCAGACCCTTCGGGGTGCCATGACCTACATCGACGAGGTCAATAACAAGGGTGGAGTCCATGGGCGAAAGATTCGGGTTGTGGCCTACGACGACCGGTACGACCCGCCCATGTGCCTGGCCAACACCCAACGTCTGATCATCGAAGAACAGGTTTTCGCCCTGTTCTGCTATGTGGGGACTCCGACCACCGTCAAGATCATCCCCATGGTCGAGGACGCCAGAATTCCCCTTCTGGGCATGTTCACCGGAGCCAACGCACTTCGAGAGCCCTTCAACCGCTATATCATCAATGTCCGAGCCTCGTACTACCAGGAAACCAGAGCAGCGGTCCGGCACCTGGTCAAGGATCTGGGTATTGAAAATATTGCAGTCTTCTACCAGTACGACGCCTACGGATTTGACGGTCTGACCGGCACTGAGCTGGCCCTGAAGGAGTTCGGGCTGGCTCCGGTGGCCAGGGGGACCTACGTCCGGGGAACCATGGACGTGTCCGACGGCCTGCAGAAGATCATGCATTCCGGGGCCGAGGCTGTGGTCATGATCGGGACATACGACCCGTGCGCCAAGTTCATCCAGGAGGCACTGACTCAGGGGTTTGATCCCATTTTCTACACGGTTTCCTTCGTGGGAGCCGACGAACTGGCTAGGCATTTCACCGAGGACGGGGACGAGGTCATCCTCATGTCCCAGGTGGTGCCCCCGCCCGAAGGGCCCGAAACTAGACAGCTTCTTGGGAGCGCGGCGGAATATGTTCAACTCATGGCCCGGGACTATCCCGACGACAAGCCCAACTTCGTGGGCCTCGAAGGATACATCAACGCTCGGGTTTTGGTTGAGGGTCTCAGGCGAGCCGGTCCGAACCTGACCCGGGAGGGGTTCATCCAGGCCATCGAGTCTATGGATCAGTACTCCCTGGGCGGTGACACGAGCATAAGCTTTAGCCCCAGGGATCATCAGGGGATGGAGAGGGTTTATTTCACCAGGTTGCGGGGAGGTCAGTTCGTACTGGTCAGCGAACAGGATTGGCAGGACATGGCCAACGAAATCGAGATCAAGCGGCACAATCATGAGAGATTTGATCACGGGATGGAGGCTGCGGCTCTCCACGATCAGCCTGAACAATA contains:
- the fdhE gene encoding formate dehydrogenase accessory protein FdhE, producing MTIDYEHLRRLWQKKIKALSSGDLLPAQLLTLVTETVSRQMKALETIAPGDPDPKTIESPERNLQGVPLCPREAFGFDPKGSEALFRELLGMLKEREGELATSASTLNEMLNSGEIVIDEAFIKFVQADDSWLASYGERTPQAPRLLNFLVQSALTPGLMAFAAKIALHYDSLKTWQHGHCPICGSPPLIGSLRQIEGHRFLTCSFCLTDYRAKRLQCPFCREENTARLEYFEAKEVPGFRVEVCRSCMRYIKTADFRNFDKVSVPVLDDLESLALDILARENGFQRPTLSAWGF
- the fdnG gene encoding formate dehydrogenase-N subunit alpha, coding for MEICRRKFLKLTGATAAVAAFGGLGIDLVKPTVAQAQLLKLRWAKQTTSVCCYCAVGCGLVVHTSKDNAGRAINVEGDPDHPINEGSLCAKGASLWQLAENKDRITNVLYRAPYAKEWEVKSWDWALDRIAHLIKDTRDASFLEKNDKGQTVNRTMGMASVGSAAMDNEECWAYQTFLRSLGLVFVEHQARIUHSATVAALAESFGRGAMTNHWIDLKNSDCILIMGSNAAENHPISFKWVMKAKDNGATVIHVDPRFTRTSTKADIYAPIRSGADIAVLGGMIKYILEKKKFFQDYLINYTNASFIVNEKYGFKDGLFSGFDPKTRNYDKSTWAFEKDSNGVPKRDNTLQNPRCVFQLLKKHFDRYNMKDVSNVSGTPEADLIKVYEAYASTGAPDKSGTIMYAMGWTQHTVGVQNIRTMAIIQLLLGNIGVAGGGVNALRGESNVQGSTDHALLYHILPGYLGTPTSSLASLTDYNAKNTPSSTDPMSANWWQNKPKYMASLLKSMWMDVDPATSYNYLPKLESGSARDYSWLVLFDEMLKGQFKGFFAWGQNPACGGANSTKTREAMTKLDWMVNVNIFDNETASFWKGPDMDPTKIKTEVFMLPCAVSIEKEGSIINSGRWMQWRYQGPRPLGDTRPDGDIIYELM